A region of Solanum dulcamara chromosome 7, daSolDulc1.2, whole genome shotgun sequence DNA encodes the following proteins:
- the LOC129895668 gene encoding F-box protein At2g35280-like produces MLINRHSRKNMKSIARRRNNNIIIKEKFCSSIESLPNELLTEIVARVASFSFKNFINVKLSCKVFNEIANEQYVYQKATLADIPIEPSWQKQEEEKINKVTSFMELCRECGNTEALYRKGVMDFFKNDRPELAVEFLKQAAKGGHFGALYVIGIITVFWGGDFKQKGIMLIGNMKETEPLRKITRECRKSLVEILKNIWVKNPLVLGQRPTRCTIQHQQHIGRNGWPLDSDDEDDEHVDFHCHACSCDVEIAYIISILPMY; encoded by the exons ATGTTGATCAATCGTCattcaagaaaaaatatgaaaagcATAGCAAGAAGACGaaataataacataatcataaaagaaaaattttgtTCTTCTATTGAATCTCTTCCCAATGAGTTACTTACTGAAATTGTTGCGAGGGTTGCTTCTTTTTCCTTCAAGAATTTTATCAATGTCAAACTAAG ttgcaaggtttttaatgagatcGCAAATGAACAGTACGTATATCAGAAGGCAACGCTGGCAGACATTCCAATAGAACCTTCTTGGCAAAAGCAGGAGGAAGAGAAGATAAATAAAGTTACTTCTTTCATGGAGCTATGCAGAGAATGCGGGAATACAGAAGCTTTATATAGAAAAGGCGtg ATGGACTTTTTCAAAAACGATAGGCCAGAACTTGCAGTGGAATTTCTAAAGCAAGCAGCAAAAGGAGGCCACTTTGGAGCATTGTACGTGATTGGCATAATTACAGTCTTTTGGGGCGGTGACTTCAAGCAAAAAGGGATAATGTTGATTGGCAACATGAAAGAAACAGAGCCACTGAGAAAAATAACACGAGAATGTCGAAAGAGTTTAGTAGAgatcttaaaaaatatttgggtGAAAAATCCTTTAGTTTTGGGACAAAGACCCACTCGTTGCACTATTCAACATCAACAACACATTGGTAGGAATGGATGGCCTCTTGATAGTGATGACGAAGATGATGAACATGTCGATTTTCATTGTCATGCTTGTAGTTGTGATGTAGAAATTGCTTATATCATTAGTATTTTACCTATGTATTAG
- the LOC129895197 gene encoding GDSL esterase/lipase APG-like: MGIHYRQAVTFFLVALLSFAIRLNSAQDSTTLVPAIITFGDSAADVGNNDYILTLFKANYPPYGRDFVTHQPTGRFCNGKLVTDITADALGFTTYPAAYLSPQASGRNLLIGTNFASAAAGYDDKTSILNHAIPLSKQMQYYKEYQFKLVKVAGSQKAASILKDALYILSAGTADFLQNYYFNSYLNKISTPHQYSSYLVRIFTSFVKDLYGQGARRIGVTSLPPLGCLPAAKTMFGFHKSGCISKINRDAKQFNKKMNSAATQLQKQLPGLKIVIFDVFQPIYDLIKSPSDHGFTVANRGCCGTGKVETTSLFCNPKLAGTCNNATEYVFWDGVHLSQAANQVLADALIIQGIYLLG, encoded by the exons ATGGGCATCCACTATAGGCAAGCAGTGACATTTTTCTTGGTGGCGTTATTGAGTTTTGCGATCCGTCTGAATAGTGCTCAAGATTCGACAACACTTGTTCCGGCAATTATTACATTTGGGGACTCAGCTGCTGATGTAGGAAATAATGACTACATTCTTACTCTTTTTAAGGCCAATTATCCACCATATGGAAGGGATTTTGTTACTCATCAACCTACTGGCAGATTTTGCAATGGAAAATTAGTCACCGATATCACTG CCGATGCACTTGGCTTCACTACTTACCCGGCTGCATATTTGAGCCCACAAGCATCGGGCAGGAATCTACTTATTGGTACTAATTTCGCTTCTGCCGCTGCTGGCTACGATGATAAAACATCCATCCTCAAC CATGCAATTCCATTGTCAAAACAGATGCAATATTACAAGGAGTACCAATTCAAGCTAGTAAAAGTTGCCGGCAGTCAAAAAGCAGCATCCATCTTAAAGGATGCGCTCTACATATTAAGTGCTGGAACAGCTGATTTCTTACAGAATTACTACTTTAATTCTTATCTTAACAAAATTTCTACCCCTCATCAGTATAGTTCTTATCTTGTTCGCATATTCACTAGCTTTGTCAAG GATTTGTATGGGCAAGGAGCAAGAAGAATTGGGGTGACTTCATTGCCACCATTGGGCTGTCTCCCAGCTGCTAAAACAATGTTCGGATTTCATAAGAGTGGCTGTATCTCAAAGATCAATAGAGATGCCAAACAATTCAACAAAAAGATGAATTCAGCGGCAACACAATTACAAAAGCAACTTCCTGGCCTTAAGATTGTTATCTTTGACGTTTTCCAGCCCATATATGACCTCATCAAATCTCCATCAGACCACG GATTCACGGTGGCAAATCGAGGGTGCTGTGGGACAGGGAAAGTGGAGACAACATCACTATTTTGCAACCCAAAGTTAGCAGGGACTTGCAACAATGCAACAGAGTATGTATTTTGGGATGGTGTACATCTATCTCAAGCTGCTAACCAAGTCCTAGCTGATGCGCTCATTATCCAAGGCATCTACCTACTTGGATAA
- the LOC129896210 gene encoding GDSL esterase/lipase APG-like encodes MGIHRQQKLAFFFVALLGFIAIRLNNAQTLVPAILTFGDSAVDVGNNDYIHTLFKADYPPYGRDFVTRQPTGRFCNGKLATDITADTLGFTTYPAAYLSPEASGKNLLIGTNFASAAAGYDDKTAILNHAIPFSTQMQYYKEYQSKLAKVAGSQKAASILKDALYIISAGSSDFLQNYYINPYINKLYTPDQYGSYLVGIFTSYVKDLYGQGARRIGVTSLPPLGCLPAARTLFGFHESGCVSRINTDAQQFNKKMNSAATQLQKQLPELKIAIFDIFQPLYDLVKSPSEHGFTEANRGCCGTGTVETTSLLCNPKSPGTCSNATQYVFWDSVHPSQAANQVLADALIIQGINLIG; translated from the exons ATGGGTATCCATAGACAGCAAAAATTGGCATTTTTCTTTGTGGCTTTATTGGGCTTTATTGCCATCCGTCTGAATAATGCTCAAACGCTTGTTCCGGCAATCCTTACATTTGGCGATTCCGCTGTGGATGTAGGAAATAATGACTACATTCACACTCTTTTTAAGGCCGATTATCCACCTTATGGAAGGGATTTTGTCACTCGTCAACCTACTGGTAGATTCTGCAATGGAAAATTAGCTACCGATATCACTG CTGATACACTTGGGTTCACTACTTACCCGGCTGCATATTTGAGCCCAGAAGCATCAGGCAAAAATCTCCTTATTGGTACTAATTTCGCTTCTGCTGCTGCTGGATATGATGATAAAACCGCCATCCTTAAC CATGCAATTCCATTTTCGACACAGATGCAATATTACAAGGAGTATCAATCCAAGCTAGCAAAAGTTGCAGGCAGCCAAAAAGCGGCGTCCATCCTAAAGGATGCACTGTACATAATAAGTGCAGGAAGCAGTGATTTCTTACAGAATTACTACATCAATCCTTATATTAACAAACTCTATACTCCTGATCAGTATGGTTCTTATCTTGTCGGCATATTCACTAGCTACGTCAAG GATTTGTATGGGCAAGGAGCAAGAAGAATTGGGGTGACTTCACTGCCACCATTGGGCTGTCTGCCAGCTGCTAGAACATTGTTCGGATTTCATGAGAGTGGATGTGTCTCAAGGATCAATACAGATGCCCAACAATTCAACAAAAAGATGAATTCAGCTGCAACACAATTACAAAAGCAACTTCCTGAACTTAAGATTGCTATCTTTGACATTTTCCAACCCCTATACGACCTCGTCAAATCTCCATCAGAGCACG GATTCACGGAAGCGAATAGAGGGTGTTGTGGAACAGGAACAGTGGAGACAACATCATTATTGTGCAACCCAAAATCACCAGGGACATGCAGCAATGCAACACAATATGTGTTTTGGGATAGTGTGCATCCATCTCAAGCTGCTAACCAAGTCCTAGCTGATGCACTCATTATTCAAGGCATCAACCTAATTGGATAA
- the LOC129895667 gene encoding protein CHUP1, chloroplastic, which yields MVRDNRNIIIRPVVLKVGVVLAISLGGMIYTIFTTKRIKPSSSNSSSPPYATGGENFELTNDDHASHATLSPSSRNSVSIASEKHEDLHISKHVIDNSTGVPSSSGIFNAERDGFFLPELNELVKELTLSTSKRDIETVMQHEDSPRECRIVEMVNHEQEIKSLKNIVKTLEERERILEIQLLEYYGLKEQETAIMELQNQLKINNVEAKIFGLKIESLMADKMRLEAKVADYAKVVSELEAAKVKIKQLKKKVRSEADHSKEHILALQEKVMKLHDQEKKTVEAEPDIQLKLRKLKDLEKQSDELNKSNQSLRKENSDLAHRLESVQIISASVLENEETEALKEETLQLRKQNEDLAKDVERLQADRFTDAEELVYLRWINACLRHELRNYQPVGCKTIARDLSKTLSPKSEEKAKQLILEYANKEESQGEREINVSDLDSEWSSSRTSFLTDSVEFDDTSTDNSSPRKAQTSSKKKVFSKLMRLVRGKGRQLSRSSSMEMVHTLEDNVAGHSSYSPGYNSSGLDSGANGINIRSRTSSQGSSKQYLDLHSESQGSRSGKLGENNNYQMNSRQKSDGGSSSGSGRLDSPQEIRTKDGPEKTELLKYAQVLKESRSKMGFGRRSSSVSSF from the exons ATGGTGAGAGATAATAGGAACATAATAATAAGGCCTGTTGTCCTCAAAGTTGGCGTTGTTTTGGCTATATCTCTTGGTGGAATGATCTATACCATTTTCACAACcaaaagaatcaaaccatccagtTCCAATTCATCTTCCCCTCCATACGCAACAG GTGGTGAAAATTTTGAGCTCACAAATGATGATCACGCCTCCCATGCAACTCTGTCACCTTCCTCCCGAAATTCAGTTTCTATCGCGTCAGAGAAACAC GAGGACCTTCACATCTCTAAACACGTTATTGATAATTCCACAGGTGTTCCATCTAGTAGTGGTATATTCAACGCAGAGAGAGATGGATTTTTCCTGCCAGAGTTGAATGAACTCGTAAAGGAACTTACTTTATCTACCTCAAAGAGAGACATTGAAACAGTGATGCAGCATGAAGATTCACCCAGAGAATGTAGAATTGTTGAAATGGTTAACCATGAGCAAGAGATTAAGAGCCTGAAAAATATTGTTAAAACTCTTGAAGAGAGGGAGAGGATTCTAGAAATCCAATTGCTCGAGTATTATGGTCTCAAGGAGCAAGAAACTGCTATCATGGAACTTCAAAATCAACTAAAAATAAACAATGTAGAGGCAAAGATTTTTGGTCTCAAGATTGAGTCACTAATGGCGGATAAGATGAGGTTAGAGGCTAAAGTGGCTGATTATGCAAAAGTTGTTTCTGAGCTCGAAGCTGCAAAAGTCAAGATAAAGCAACTGAAGAAGAAAGTGAGATCAGAAGCTGATCACAGTAAAGAACATATTTTAGCCCTTCAAGAAAAAGTTATGAAGTTGCATGACCAGGAAAAGAAGACTGTTGAAGCTGAACCGGATATCCAGTTAAAGCTCCGAAAACTCAAGGATTTGGAGAAGCAGTCTGATGAGTTGAATAAGTCTAACCAAAgcttaagaaaagaaaattcagATCTTGCTCATAGATTAGAATCTGTTCAGATCATTTCTGCTTCTGTCTTGGAGAATGAAGAA ACAGAAGCACTGAAGGAGGAAACTCTACAGCTGAGAAAGCAAAATGAGGATTTGGCAAAGGATGTTGAGCGGCTTCAAGCAGATCGCTTCACTGATGCTGAGGAGCTAGTATATCTCCGATGGATAAATGCTTGCTTGCGGCATGAGCTGAGGAACTATCAGCCAGTCGGATGTAAGACAATTGCAAGAGACCTCAGCAAAACATTGAGCCCTAAGTCAGAGGAGAAAGCCAAGCAACTAATTCTAGAATATGCAAATAAAGAAGAAAGTCAGGGGGAAAGGGAGATTAATGTTAGTGATCTTGATTCCGAATGGTCATCCTCTCGAACATCCTTTCTTACAGACTCTGTTGAATTTGATGACACTTCTACTGATAACTCATCACCCCGTAAAGCTCAGACTTCGAGCAAAAAGAAGGTGTTTAGTAAGCTTATGAGACTAGTACGGGGAAAGGGCCGCCAACTTAGTCGGAGTTCTTCTATGGAAATGGTGCACACTTTAGAAGATAATGTAGCAGGACATTCTAGTTATTCTCCAGGGTACAACAGTTCTGGTTTAGATTCCGGAGCTAATGGGATCAACATCAGGTCAAGAACGTCCTCGCAAGGTTCATCCAAACAATATCTGGACTTACATTCTGAGTCTCAAGGTTCAAGGAGCGGCAAATTAGGAGAGAACAACAACTATCAGATGAATAGTAGGCAAAAAAGTGATGGGGGTTCGTCGTCAGGTTCAGGAAGATTGGATTCACCTCAAGAAATCAGAACTAAAGATGGGCCTGAGAAAACAGAATTGCTCAAGTATGCACAAGTTTTAAAAGAGTCCCGTTCTAAAATGGGATTTGGCAGGAGATCATCATCTGTTAGTTCCTTCTAA